In Oryza sativa Japonica Group chromosome 2, ASM3414082v1, the following are encoded in one genomic region:
- the LOC112937918 gene encoding uncharacterized protein, translating to MNPRSLSLKPHRVARTTARSGREARADVHYASAREVATMTSESPAMATAPVPEPEPQPELSTAAARRQDEERKTALRIIRNELRLLWRDPPPYLRPGPEPVTDPFHWEVVIDGPAGTPYAGGTFPVDIQLPAAGYPFVHPKVTFKTLVYHPNIDEEGNMVLDAESWSCATKLRGLLIGFVSVLYDPLLDYPINYDIAEQYAYDYERYEAEARAWTREFSSAPVVSHYPPNAVVGRTPPAVPHFPATAARRRAEAEARRRAAAAAASSGSGESLWRRVIGYIQSWSPYRLLHTD from the exons ATGAAcccccgatctctctctctcaagccACACCGAGTAGCACGTACGACTGCACGAAGCGGCAGAGAGGCTAGGGCCGACGTGCATTACGCAAGTGCTCGCGAGGTGGCAACAATGACCAGCGaatcgccggccatggcgacggcgccggtgccggagccggagccgcagCCGGAgctgtccacggcggcggccagaCGGCAGGATGAGGAGCGGAAGACAGCGCTCAGGATCATCCGCAACGAGCTGAGGCTGCTCTGGCGTGACCCGCCGCCGTACTTGCGGCCCGGGCCGGAGCCCGTGACGGACCCCTTCCACTGGGAGGTGGTCATCGACGGCCCCGCCGGCACCCCCTACGCCGGCGGCACGTTCCCCGTCGACATccagctccccgccgccggctacCCCTTCGTCCACCCCAAGGTCACCTTCAAGACTCTG GTATACCATCCCAACATCGACGAGGAAGGGAACATGGTGCTGGACGCCGAGAGCTGGAGCTGCGCCACCAAGCTCCGCGGCCTCCTCATCGGCTTCGTCTCCGTGCTCTACGACCCGCTGCTCGACTACCCGATCAACTACGACATCGCCGAGCAGTACGCGTACGACTACGAGCGGTACGAGGCGGAGGCCAGGGCGTGGACGCGGGAGTTTTCCTCGGCGCCCGTCGTCTCGCACTACCCGCCCAACGCCGTCGTCGGCAGGACGCCGCCGGCCGTTCCTCACTTCCCGGCGACGGCAGCCAGGAGAAGAGCGGAAGCGGAAGCTAGGAGAAgagctgctgccgctgctgcatcTTCAGGTTCAGGTGAGAGCCTGTGGAGGAGGGTAATTGGGTATATTCAGAGCTGGTCTCCTTACCGGCTACTTCATACAGACTAG